TGGCGATCGCCGTCGGCGTATTGCTCGTATCGGACCAGCTCCCAGCGGACCGGGTCGCTGACCACGAGTTTCTGGGTGAGCTGGGGCTGGATGGGTCGCTGCGCGGGATTCGGGGTGGCTTGCCGGTCAGCCTGGCTGCCAGCCGCGCCAAGCGAACGCTCATCATCGCCGAGGCAAACGCTCAGGAAGCTGCCCTGGTTTCGGACTCGCAGGTTCGTGAGGCATCCCACCTGCTGGAAGTCTGCGCGCACCTGTGCGGCACGCAGCCGCTGAGCGAACCTGATCCGCAGGCGCTTGGGCCTCGGGCGGTTCCCGATCTGGCGGACGTGCGCGGCCAGCGCCAGGCCCGCCGTGCGTTGGAGGTGGCCGCTGCAGGCGGCCACAACCTGCTGTTTTATGGTCCGCCTGGCACGGGCAAAACCATGCTCGCCTCGCGCCTGCCGGGTGTGCTTCCCGAGCTCAGCGAAAGCCAGGCGCTCGAGAGCGCTTCGGTGGCCTCAGTCAGCCATCGCGGTCTGAACCCGAAGGAGTTTCGCTGCCGTCCGTTCCGGTCACCACACCACAGCGCTTCAGCCGCAGCGCTGGTCGGCGGCGGCACTCCGCCAACGCCCGGCGAAATCTCGTTGGCGCACAACGGCATATTGTTTCTCGACGAGCTGCCGGAATTCACGCGCCACGTGCTGGAGATGCTCCGAGAGCCGCTAGAAAGCGGCGCCATCACCCTGTCGCGCGCCGGGTACCAGGTGACCTTTCCGGCACGGTTCCAGTTCGTCGCCGCGATGAACCCCTGCAAGTGCGGCTATTACGGCGTGGATAGCCGGTGCCAGTGCGGGCCGGCAGAGGTCCGACGCTACCGCCAGCGCATCTCAGGCCCGCTGCTCGATCGCATAGATATGCATGTGCTGATGCCGCGGGTCACGCTGAGAGAGCTAAATAAGGCACCCGGAGGGGAAGCGTCAGAAACGGTTAAAGAAAGAGTGGCCGCCGGGCAAATTATGCAACACGAACGCCAGCAGCAACTGAATGCGCAGCTGAGTGGAGGCGCGCTCGATCAATTTGCACCACTCGACAAACGCACAAAAGCCATGCTCGAAAACGTTGCTGATCAGTTGGGCTTGTCGACCAGGGCCTGCCACAGGGTTCAGCGCGTTGCCCGCACCATTGCTGACCTTGCAGGGCAGCGCGAGATCTCAATTCAACATCTCAGCGAGGCCGTTCAATACCGGCAACTAGATCGGCTCTCTATCGACCAGGCTGCAAACATTGCCAAATCTTAGCTCTCACGAGGGCACTGGAATTCGTAACCCCACGCTGACTCGACCTGACACTGCTCTTCTCTAATCCTTGAACCCAAGAGTTCGATTGGTCTTAGACCCTAAGATTCCAGTTTCCTGTTCGTCTAGCATTTTCTATTCTTATGGCCGGAAAAGGAACCTGGTTTCTTCTTGGAAATCCTCAAACTGAATCTCTAGACCGTTGTCAAACGTCACAGCGAATGCTCCGTTGGCCATCTTTGCCTCGCCAATCGTCAGGCCGAGCAAACCTAGCTCTGAAGCCAGATCGCGATACTCTTCACCGGTCTCTAGGTCATCCTCACGGCCTGGCTCGCTAACACTTTCTAGAAATAGAACACCACAGTCGATGAAGACTCGAAGCCATAGACTATCTACAGATAAATACAACACATGAACGGTATCCTGGGTAGATCCTCGTACCGCCAAGAGGTTGTTGCAGACCATCCCAGTGATCTCATGGATCTCCGTTTCACTGTGTTGTCGGCTTATGCTCTCGTACATAGCTCAGAGCCCTTTGGGTGCCATACCGAAGACACCGCCATTTACGCATCTAAGAACGCCCAAGAACATACGGGGTCAGGTTGCGGCAAAAGGGGGTCAGGTTAACTTTCCTACAGGAGTTAGCATCAACACCTATTCATCGACCGAGACCGGCGCGCGTAGAATTCTTCGCGTGGCCAGATTACCCCGACTAGAGTGCCGGGCATTCCCCAACACATCGTGCAGCGAGGCGTAGACCGCGCCATCTGCTTCGGCGATGACATTGACCGAGAGTTTTACCTGGCATCACTTTCTGTGCAGACGCCGAGGCGTTTAGCGACCTCTTTCTGGAAATCTCCTCGTCGGACTCGCACGAATCTTAGATGATCGCCTAGCGTTACTGGCTGGCGGGAATGGCCCAAATGGGCGCGTAAGTGATTGAATCGTATAGGTGGCAACAAGGCAATGAAACCATGCGCCAGGGTGGACGGTTAGAATTGAAACGCTAGAGGGTTTTCGACACAACCATTGTCAGAAATCGAGGAAACTGATGTGCGGACAAACGTCTGCTCACATCGAATGCGGTAATTGGAACAGCCCGTTCTCGTCAGATCAATTGTTTAAGGTTAGCGTTGTAACCCGAATTCGAAGAGCATTTTCACTATCATTCAAGGCAACGCGACAACTAGATCCAGTCGTCTTTTGAAACAACCAATTCTTGAGTTTCAGAGCTGTAACTAATCCACCCACCTGATTCCCAGGCAGTCGTCGCCTTGTGTTTTTTTATCCAACCCATGCTGCTCAGCACCGCTGCGTTTGGCTCTAAACAATCAACGAAACACCGAAGAAGGTTTTCAAAATCGATGGCAGGGTATTCTAGAATTGGATCTCCCGCTGGGAATCGGAGGACGACCGAATTATTAATCTGACTAGCGAAGGCACCACACGTCGCACTGAATCCAGTAGGCCTTTCCGGGTCTCCAGCCCAAAAACTAAGACTGAAGCCTAAATCCTCGATTACAGAACCATCGGTCTCGCTTTTGTTCGGCGCGAGCAACTGAGTGATTGCTTCACGCGAGATTTTGATAGGTTGTTCCAATGAGGGTTTGACCGCTGTCGCACCAACCCTCCACTCTGTCGAAGACCAACCACATTCGGCCATGCTCATTAGCAGATCGGACAAACGGCGAGCACAACTACCAACACTTTCCCTACGTGGCCCCCAATACGCACCTAAAAATGCTCTTATCACGGCGGCGTTACCAAGATTTCGATTCCACTAACGCCTCGAATCAAGAAGAGTTCACGAACGGCTTCTGCTGCTTCTGCTTCGGCGAAATGCCACTGAATCGGTGTACCGTTTGCTACCCTTAGTTGTCTCTGAGCTTGATCTACCATCTCGTTTGCGCCCTTTGTGAACCAAACCTTAAAGGTCCCATCCGCGTTTACCTTGCTTGCATAGTTCGGGCCTTTCGCTTCGAGCAATATGCCGTTTACGTCATCGAAACCATCGAACTTCACATTGTCTACTAGGTATTCGACGTCTGGGAGCCTTCCAGTTATTTTGCTCTGGTAGCGCATCGCCCGATCTTTGTAACCCCTATTATTCACGATAATAAACTCGCCAGGACCCTTAAGGAGTTTCCCCGAGCCTCGCGCAGTTATTTTTATGATGTATCCGGCACCCCCAGTAGCAACATAAAGACCAGTTTCGATAGCTGCGGAAGCAGCGGCCCCTTTGAAATCGCCGACAACCAGGCGAGAAATCGAATCCCCGTACGGTACGAAAAGCACGCCAAGTAGCAACAAATCCTCGGAGGAAGCGGCTTCGATTGGTCTATCAGCCCTTGGGACCCAGACAACCAAAGACTGCTCCGTCACCAACGTCGCATCGGCGATATAGGCCGGCAAATCCGGAGAAACTGGATACTGGGGACCAAACAGCGGCCCAGAATCGGTCGGCGCAGCACTGTGAACTGATATTCCTGTCGTCTGCTCGCCAACAACCCGGTTGTTTCGTTGGTTGATCAAGCTTCCCAACCCTGGAACGTATAAGCCGTCATCTTGAATTCTTTGACCGTAAAGTAATGCTTCAAATGTCTCGTCGTAGAGGAAATACGCTCCGAGCCCGGGCCCAAAGTCAAAGTCGGCTGTAGTGTCGCCACAGGCATTTTGCTCGCCATTCCCACACGCTATCGTGTAGCCGCTAGGGTCAACATACCGAAGGGGGTTGTTCAGTGTATAGGTATATCGATTGAGGAACTGTGGGTTGACGGCATCCTGAACAAACGGATCAGCCTGCAAGAATCTCCCCGCGACAGAATCGAAGACTCGTCCGCCCATGTGAATAATGCCAGCATCGTCGATATGTTCATGACCAGTGAAACCCGAGGTGGTCAGGTTCCTTCCAATCGTCTGCGCGATCAACTCCTCCAGAACGACAGTCCAGTCTTCGGCGGCCCTACGTTGACCCCAGATGTCATACGCGAGGTCTTGCACGACGTCCCCCAAATCGTTGGTTATAACGTCAATTGAACCTAAATGATCGCGGTGCAGGTAGCGACGTGCTGAAAAATTGGAGGCCGGATCGAAATCGACGACGACGTTTTCCGAAATATAACGGCGATAAATTCGATTCGACCCAGGGCGATCAATGATTTCGACCGATCCCACGTAGTATGTATGGGTATCAGTTGGCGCATCATAGCGATGATAGCGGGAGCGATCCGTACCGTATCTAAAGGAAGTTTGAAGTAACTGGTTCCGCCTAATTTTATGAAGCTTATTGAAGGTCGTATACGAGAGTTCGCTTGGACCACCAATAGCGTTCGGCCTACTGACTACATTCCCAGCATTGTCGTAGCCATAGTCG
The nucleotide sequence above comes from Pseudomonadota bacterium. Encoded proteins:
- a CDS encoding Imm52 family immunity protein — protein: MIRAFLGAYWGPRRESVGSCARRLSDLLMSMAECGWSSTEWRVGATAVKPSLEQPIKISREAITQLLAPNKSETDGSVIEDLGFSLSFWAGDPERPTGFSATCGAFASQINNSVVLRFPAGDPILEYPAIDFENLLRCFVDCLEPNAAVLSSMGWIKKHKATTAWESGGWISYSSETQELVVSKDDWI
- a CDS encoding YifB family Mg chelatase-like AAA ATPase; translated protein: MELATVFCRAEVGIDAPLVRVEVHSGNGLPKVTIVGLAQTAVKESRDRVQAALENSGFLFPRTRLTINLAPADLPKAGGRYDLAIAVGVLLVSDQLPADRVADHEFLGELGLDGSLRGIRGGLPVSLAASRAKRTLIIAEANAQEAALVSDSQVREASHLLEVCAHLCGTQPLSEPDPQALGPRAVPDLADVRGQRQARRALEVAAAGGHNLLFYGPPGTGKTMLASRLPGVLPELSESQALESASVASVSHRGLNPKEFRCRPFRSPHHSASAAALVGGGTPPTPGEISLAHNGILFLDELPEFTRHVLEMLREPLESGAITLSRAGYQVTFPARFQFVAAMNPCKCGYYGVDSRCQCGPAEVRRYRQRISGPLLDRIDMHVLMPRVTLRELNKAPGGEASETVKERVAAGQIMQHERQQQLNAQLSGGALDQFAPLDKRTKAMLENVADQLGLSTRACHRVQRVARTIADLAGQREISIQHLSEAVQYRQLDRLSIDQAANIAKS